A single window of Cydia fagiglandana chromosome 25, ilCydFagi1.1, whole genome shotgun sequence DNA harbors:
- the LOC134676864 gene encoding uncharacterized protein LOC134676864, with product MNRQRNNLGTTARASPHNDAQAHRPTPVTSGLGLPSQVRARLKTLVPRKLRFASWIIGTLTGRCTELADVLTRRRVHAAFLQETRWKGNKSRDIGQGYKLLYSGSPSGRNGVAVVLSEEFQNGHLEVDRIDDRLLRVKVLIEGNVTNLISAYTPQAGCHESEKEAFWNKFEDLLQRVPRSEWIVVGGDLNGHVGEMSEEFERVHGGYGYGRANAEGDSIIRACHLADLAIVNTFFEKKPQHLITYRSGQHCTQIDYLLIRRCQIGKVSNCKVIPGECLTAQHRILVMDLLVVPKKKIPERRIARTRWWRLNGPEESDFQKAAIGIDLSAGPLDSVDAYWNRIQAEITGVGKRVLGISKGGRVIDKETWWWDDSVQEAILEKKKRFREWQQSESPEDKTAYQSAKFAAKRAVAIARHRKMSPLYEKLESREGQKTIFKIAAARDKATQDIAKCLCVKDSTGNLLWDAVEVKERWREYFHELLNTEHSVGSPPPELPSNCGLISPITRYEVRRCLRGMKNRKAVGPDDLPIEAWKAIGDHGVDLLTDLFNLILTSRRMPDSWRSSIICPIFKGKGSVQDCGSYRGIKVMCHTMKLFERIIDSRLRQECTVSDCQYGFRPGSGTIDPIFALRTLTETYRDKRKPLYMAFLDLQKAFDCIPRQMIWWALKVKNVPQVYIDIIRDMYRDSVSLVRTSVGDTKPFPITVGVHQGSALSPFLFSVVLDAVTAEIQNPPPWLLMYADDIALTDEDKQVLERKVNQWKGSLENGGLKLNVAKTEYMACGSTDSTPINIGNEPAVKTDKFKYLGSVLHESGIIDHDIRARISAAWSKWREVTGVICDRRIPLRLKGLVYKCIIRPVLLYGAETWPVLGRHVQELRVTEMKMLRWMCGVTRADRIRNEYIRGSLAVRDVAEKLQECRLRWFGHVCRRPADYVGNICLNLALDGPRPRGRPKKRWLDVVKADMSVNGLTRDDAQDRAKWRKASRKADPGKGRDNAR from the coding sequence ATGAATAGACAAAGAAACAACTTGGGTACAACGGCTAGGGCGTCGCCGCATAACGACGCGCAGGCACATCGCCCTACACCTGTGACAAGTGGGCTAGGGCTACCGAGTCAAGTACGGGCTCGGCTAAAGACGCTAGTACCCAGAAAGCTCCGCTTTGCAAGTTGGATCATAGGAACGCTCACAGGACGCTGCACTGAGTTGGCCGATGTACTGACTAGGCGCAGAGTACACGCTGCGTTTCTGCAAGAAACTCGCTGGAAGGGAAACAAGTCGCGTGATATAGGCCAAGGGTATAAGTTATTATACTCTGGCTCTCCTTCAGGAAGAAATGGGGTTGCTGTAGTTTTGTCTGaagaattccaaaatggccatttAGAGGTCGACAGGATCGATGACAGACTCCTCCGGGTGAAGGTCCTGATTGAAGGTAATGTTACCAATTTAATCAGTGCCTACACTCCGCAGGCTGGTTGTCATGAGTCTGAGAAGGAGGCATTTTGGAATAAGTTTGAAGACTTACTACAGCGCGTACCTCGTTCCGAGTGGATAGTTGTGGGTGGAGATCTGAATGGCCACGTGGGTGAGATGTCAGAGGAGTTTGAACGTGTTCATGGTGGCTACGGCTACGGTCGCGCTAATGCAGAAGGAGACTCTATTATCCGGGCTTGCCATTTGGCTGACCTAGCTATCGTCAACACGTTCTTCGAAAAGAAACCTCAGCATCTCATCACGTACAGAAGCGGACAGCACTGCACTCAAATTGACTATTTGCTCATAAGGAGATGCCAAATCGGTAAAGTATCGAACTGCAAAGTCATTCCCGGGGAATGTCTCACCGCACAACACCGCATTCTTGTCATGGACTTGCTGGTAgtacctaaaaagaaaatacCCGAGCGACGCATTGCAAGAACTCGCTGGTGGCGTCTGAATGGACCCGAAGAAAGTGACTTCCAAAAAGCCGCGATAGGCATAGACCTAAGTGCTGGCCCGCTAGATTCAGTGGATGCTTACTGGAATCGGATCCAAGCGGAAATCACTGGCGTAGGTAAGCGTGTGTTGGGAATTTCAAAGGGAGGCCGCGTCATCGACAAAGAGACATGGTGGTGGGATGACTCAGTTCAGGAGGCGATTCTGGAGAAGAAGAAAAGATTCAGAGAATGGCAACAGTCTGAATCACCTGAAGACAAAACCGCGTACCAATCTGCCAAGTTCGCCGCAAAGCGAGCGGTAGCTATAGCCAGACATCGTAAGATGTctcctttgtatgaaaaactagaATCAAGGGAGGGCCAGAAAACCATCTTCAAGATAGCTGCAGCTCGAGACAAAGCCACACAAGACATAGCCAAATGTCTCTGTGTAAAAGATTCTACTGGCAACTTGCTGTGGGACGCGGTAGAAGTGAAAGAGAGGTGGCGGGAGTACTTCCATGAATTACTGAACACCGAACACTCAGTTGGTTCTCCTCCTCCAGAGTTGCCATCTAATTGCGGACTTATAAGCCCCATCACCAGATACGAGGTTCGCAGATGTCTTCGCGGTATGAAAAACCGGAAAGCTGTGGGCCCCGACGACTTGCCGATAGAAGCGTGGAAAGCGATAGGCGATCATGGTGTTGACCTATTAACTGACCTTTTTAACCTCATACTAACTAGCCGACGGATGCCCGATTCTTGGAGATCAAGCATCATCTGTCCAATTTTTAAAGGCAAGGGTAGTGTACAAGACTGCGGAAGCTACCGAGGAATTAAGGTTATGTGTCACACCATGAAGCTCTTCGAACGCATTATCGACTCGAGGCTGCGGCAAGAGTGCACTGTCTCGGACTGTCAATACGGATTTCGACCTGGAAGTGGCACGATTGATCCGATATTTGCCCTCAGAACTCTGACCGAAACTTATAGGGATAAAAGAAAGCCCCTTTACATGGCCTTTCTTGACCTGCAAAAGGCTTTCGATTGTATCCCACGTCAGATGATCTGGTGGGCACTGAAGGTGAAGAACGTGCCACAAGTCTACATTGACATTATCCGAGACATGTACCGCGATTCGGTTTCTCTGGTAAGGACCTCCGTTGGCGACACAAAACCTTTCCCGATTACAGTTGGTGTTCATCAAGGCTCCGCTCTGAGCCCCTTTCTGTTCAGTGTGGTGCTTGACGCTGTCACGGCAGAGATACAAAACCCACCGCCGTGGTTGCTCATGTATGCAGACGACATCGCACTGACAGACGAGGACAAACAGGTATTGGAGCGAAAGGTGAACCAGTGGAAGGGGTCGCTAGAAAACGGAGGTCTGAAGCTAAATGTCGCGAAGACCGAATACATGGCCTGCGGAAGTACGGATTCCACTCCCATAAACATAGGGAACGAACCTGCCGTGAAAACGGACAAGTTTAAGTACCTGGGATCAGTACTGCATGAGTCCGGGATCATTGATCACGACATCCGAGCCCGAATCAGCGCGGCTTGGTCTAAATGGCGGGAGGTCACAGGAGTCATCTGCGACCGCAGAATACCGCTTAGACTCAAAGGGCTAGTGTATAAGTGCATTATCCGTCCAGTCCTACTTTATGGCGCCGAGACGTGGCCGGTTCTTGGAAGGCATGTTCAGGAGCTTCGCGTTACTGAGATGAAGATGCTGCGATGGATGTGCGGCGTTACGCGCGCTGACCGCATCCGTAACGAGTACATCCGTGGCAGCCTCGCAGTCCGTGACGTAGCGGAGAAGCTCCAAGAATGTCGCCTCCGGTGGTTCGGCCACGTTTGCCGCAGGCCAGCTGACTACGTAGGAAACATATGCCTTAACCTAGCCCTTGACGGCCCCCGACCCCGCGGCAGACCAAAAAAGCGATGGCTCGATGTCGTGAAAGCagatatgagcgtgaacgggctcacacgagacgacgcccaggatcgcgcaaagtggaggaaagcaagtaggaaagcggaccctggcaaaggccgggataacgctaggtag